Proteins encoded together in one Bradyrhizobium sp. CB82 window:
- a CDS encoding cation acetate symporter, with the protein MKKFSWLVVILLAGMPTFALAAGTIDGGSKQATNWSAIGMFIGFVALTLVITYWAAKRTASAADFYSAGGGITGFQNGLAIAGDYMSAASFLGISGLVYTSGYDGLIYSVGWLVGWPIVTFLIAEQLRNLGKFTFADVTSFRLGQTDIRILAACGSLVTVAFYLIAQMVGAGKLIQLLFGLDYWIAVVLVGGLMMIYVTFGGMKATTWVQIIKAVLLLSGATFMAGAVLYKFGFSPEALFAKATQVHPKKVAIMEPGSLISNPLSAISLGLALMFGTAGLPHILMRFFTVKDAQAARKSVFYATGFIGYFYVLTFIIGFGAITLVSTDAAFLDGAILEKTKSGIAAIKGGSNMAAIHLANAVGGNLFLGFISAVAFATILAVVSGLALAGASSISHDLYGMVIKRGAANEQDEIRVSKIATLVLGVLAIFLGIVFENQNVAFMVGLAFAIAASCNFPVLVMSIFWKGLTTRGALIGGFLGLISAVVGVVLSPAVWEVTLGYAKGSAPIKLDNPALFSMALAFAGIWLFSVLDRSKRAAIDREGFDAQYIRSQTGIGAAAATTH; encoded by the coding sequence ATGAAGAAGTTCTCTTGGTTAGTGGTGATCCTGCTCGCTGGCATGCCCACTTTCGCGCTCGCCGCGGGCACCATTGATGGCGGCTCCAAGCAGGCGACCAACTGGTCGGCGATCGGCATGTTCATAGGCTTCGTCGCCCTGACGCTCGTCATCACCTATTGGGCCGCAAAGCGGACCGCGTCGGCTGCAGATTTCTACTCGGCTGGCGGTGGAATCACGGGTTTCCAAAATGGCCTTGCAATCGCCGGGGACTACATGTCGGCGGCCTCCTTCCTCGGCATCTCGGGCCTCGTCTACACCTCCGGTTACGATGGCCTGATCTATTCGGTGGGCTGGCTCGTGGGTTGGCCGATCGTCACGTTTCTGATCGCCGAGCAACTGCGCAATCTAGGCAAGTTCACGTTTGCCGACGTCACGTCATTTCGGCTCGGGCAGACCGACATCCGTATCCTGGCGGCGTGCGGTTCGCTGGTGACCGTTGCGTTCTACCTGATTGCCCAGATGGTCGGGGCCGGCAAGCTGATCCAGCTGCTGTTCGGACTCGATTACTGGATCGCGGTGGTCCTGGTCGGCGGCCTGATGATGATCTACGTGACCTTCGGGGGAATGAAAGCAACAACCTGGGTGCAGATCATCAAGGCGGTGTTGCTGCTCTCAGGCGCAACGTTCATGGCCGGCGCGGTTCTCTACAAGTTCGGGTTCAGTCCGGAAGCACTGTTCGCCAAGGCAACCCAGGTGCATCCCAAGAAGGTTGCGATCATGGAGCCCGGCAGCCTGATCTCCAATCCGCTATCCGCGATCTCGCTCGGATTGGCGCTGATGTTCGGAACGGCGGGCCTGCCTCATATCCTGATGCGCTTCTTCACGGTGAAGGACGCTCAAGCTGCCCGCAAGTCGGTGTTCTACGCCACGGGTTTCATCGGCTATTTCTACGTTCTGACGTTCATTATCGGTTTTGGCGCGATCACGCTGGTTTCCACCGATGCCGCGTTTCTCGACGGCGCCATCCTGGAGAAGACCAAGAGCGGGATCGCGGCGATCAAGGGCGGCTCCAACATGGCCGCCATTCATCTCGCGAACGCGGTCGGCGGCAACCTGTTTCTGGGCTTCATCTCGGCCGTCGCCTTCGCCACCATCCTGGCCGTGGTGTCCGGATTGGCCTTGGCCGGAGCGTCATCCATCAGCCACGACCTCTATGGCATGGTGATCAAGCGCGGGGCAGCCAATGAGCAGGACGAGATCCGCGTCTCGAAGATTGCGACACTGGTCCTGGGCGTGCTCGCGATCTTCCTGGGCATCGTGTTCGAGAACCAGAATGTCGCCTTCATGGTAGGCCTCGCCTTCGCGATCGCAGCCTCCTGCAATTTCCCGGTGCTCGTGATGTCGATCTTCTGGAAAGGCCTGACGACGCGGGGCGCGCTGATCGGCGGTTTCCTTGGTCTCATCAGCGCCGTGGTCGGCGTGGTGCTTTCGCCGGCCGTGTGGGAGGTGACGCTGGGCTATGCCAAGGGTTCGGCACCCATCAAGCTGGACAATCCGGCCCTGTTCTCGATGGCGCTCGCGTTCGCCGGCATCTGGCTGTTCTCCGTCCTGGATCGCAGCAAGCGTGCCGCTATCGACCGCGAGGGCTTTGACGCGCAATATATCCGGAGCCAGACCGGTATCGGAGCGGCTGCCGCTACGACGCACTAG
- a CDS encoding C13 family peptidase gives MTSKAWCRWLGVQLIALVLIGLPSVSSVHAVEDGHKVSVVSFGLYGDQGVFRREATGAAEVVANRFGSDSIDVQYNSRTGGRATIQALAKSLLAAANGLDAENDVLFLILTSHGSPDGLAVKAGRLMQTLTPSNLAEMLARTGVRHKVVVISACYSGVFIPRLATPDVLVITAADAEHSSFGCQDKARWTYFGDAFFNVALRQAKSLKDAFAIARSLVRKRELSEHFEPSNPLIAGGANVQPLLIARP, from the coding sequence ATGACCTCAAAAGCTTGGTGCAGGTGGCTTGGTGTGCAGCTGATCGCGCTTGTCTTGATCGGCTTGCCGTCGGTTTCGTCAGTGCACGCCGTCGAGGATGGCCACAAGGTGAGCGTGGTGTCCTTCGGACTTTACGGCGATCAAGGCGTGTTTAGACGTGAGGCGACCGGGGCCGCCGAAGTCGTCGCGAACCGTTTCGGGAGTGACTCCATCGATGTGCAGTACAACTCGCGGACTGGTGGACGAGCAACGATCCAGGCGCTCGCCAAATCGCTGCTTGCTGCAGCCAATGGCCTGGACGCCGAGAACGACGTTCTGTTCTTGATTCTCACCTCGCACGGCTCCCCTGACGGGCTTGCAGTCAAAGCGGGACGGCTCATGCAAACGCTCACGCCCTCCAATCTCGCCGAAATGCTGGCGCGGACGGGCGTGCGACACAAGGTGGTGGTTATCTCGGCCTGCTATTCGGGCGTCTTCATCCCTCGCCTCGCGACCCCCGATGTACTCGTCATCACCGCGGCCGATGCCGAGCATTCGTCGTTCGGCTGCCAGGACAAGGCCAGATGGACCTATTTTGGCGATGCCTTTTTCAATGTCGCGCTCCGGCAAGCCAAAAGCCTGAAAGACGCCTTTGCGATTGCGCGCTCACTCGTCAGGAAGCGAGAGTTGAGCGAGCACTTCGAACCGTCGAATCCTCTCATCGCGGGTGGCGCGAATGTGCAGCCGTTGCTCATTGCGCGTCCCTGA
- a CDS encoding radical SAM protein: protein MSADDPDPAAFQDQPISQLLVKVATRCNIDCSYCYWFRDASVYNKPKLLGAEVLHRLLQRIEEHLVRNPLIDFPIVLHGGEPLLWGVENFHRIAEACKGISSRTGCEIPIAVTTNGVLIDDDWLNCFEAHKISVAISLDGPAHIHDAHRRTFQGAGTHAAVERAARMLASRGIGAIALAVCNPAYLPTDYVDFFAECGIANYDIMIPDATADENPPSIAAFYNGLFKLWLEANRSESTVNIRIISDMITALLGNTSPTEGVGYKPVELCTVMTDGSVEAHDVLRIAGDGFTRTAFNIFEHAIDEVRNEPRWKAARDASIKLCEKCRHCKFMGACGGGYLPHRFSKKNGYDNPSVYCDDLYSMFENMQSVLESHLYVTKPGGERLNVRDALPGA from the coding sequence ATGTCGGCTGACGACCCAGATCCTGCCGCCTTCCAAGACCAGCCGATCTCGCAGCTGCTTGTCAAGGTTGCAACGAGATGTAACATCGATTGTTCTTATTGCTACTGGTTCCGCGACGCGTCCGTTTACAACAAGCCTAAGCTATTGGGTGCCGAGGTGCTGCATCGGCTGTTGCAGCGCATAGAGGAGCACCTGGTCAGAAACCCGCTTATCGATTTCCCTATCGTTCTGCACGGCGGAGAGCCCTTGCTGTGGGGAGTTGAGAATTTTCACCGCATTGCCGAAGCCTGCAAGGGAATATCGTCACGAACCGGCTGCGAAATACCTATCGCGGTGACCACCAACGGTGTGTTGATTGATGATGACTGGCTGAATTGCTTCGAGGCCCACAAGATTTCGGTCGCAATCAGCCTGGACGGGCCGGCGCATATTCACGACGCTCATCGCCGAACATTTCAGGGCGCGGGCACCCACGCTGCGGTGGAGCGGGCCGCCCGCATGCTCGCATCACGCGGCATTGGAGCAATCGCTCTCGCAGTTTGCAATCCCGCTTACCTGCCCACGGACTATGTTGACTTTTTCGCCGAGTGCGGGATTGCAAATTACGACATCATGATCCCCGATGCGACAGCGGATGAGAACCCGCCATCCATTGCCGCGTTTTACAACGGCCTGTTCAAACTCTGGCTTGAGGCTAACCGCAGCGAGTCAACGGTCAACATCCGAATCATCTCCGATATGATCACCGCTTTGCTTGGCAACACTTCGCCGACCGAGGGCGTCGGCTACAAGCCAGTTGAACTTTGCACCGTCATGACCGACGGTTCCGTAGAGGCCCACGATGTGCTGCGGATTGCGGGCGACGGCTTCACGCGAACGGCCTTCAACATCTTCGAGCATGCAATCGACGAGGTGAGGAACGAGCCGCGCTGGAAAGCCGCACGCGATGCGTCAATCAAGCTCTGCGAAAAGTGCCGGCATTGCAAGTTCATGGGCGCTTGCGGCGGCGGTTATCTTCCGCATCGTTTTTCCAAAAAGAACGGTTACGACAATCCGTCAGTCTATTGCGACGATCTCTATTCGATGTTCGAGAACATGCAATCCGTCCTGGAAAGCCACCTTTACGTCACCAAGCCCGGCGGCGAACGCCTCAACGTTCGGGACGCGTTGCCAGGCGCCTAG
- a CDS encoding DUF485 domain-containing protein: MSNLARIERDPNYQELVRRRSSLGWMLSLIMLVVYFGFILLVAYAPKFLGTPLGSGVTTIGIPIGLSVIVLAFVLTGLYVRQANSSYDVLVRKIVEENRS, translated from the coding sequence GTGAGCAACCTCGCAAGGATTGAACGCGATCCGAACTACCAGGAGCTCGTGCGCCGACGTTCGTCGCTGGGCTGGATGCTGTCGCTGATCATGCTTGTCGTCTATTTCGGCTTCATCCTGCTGGTGGCCTACGCGCCCAAGTTCCTGGGCACTCCGCTGGGCAGCGGCGTAACGACGATCGGCATTCCAATCGGATTGTCCGTCATCGTGCTCGCCTTCGTGCTGACGGGCCTCTATGTGCGCCAGGCGAATTCCAGCTACGACGTACTCGTTCGCAAGATTGTCGAGGAGAACCGCTCATGA
- a CDS encoding 3'-5' exonuclease, with translation MLPRALKRLLHQATLSDQSYRFMFDRPPDDDVVVIDCETTGLNARTDDVVTIAAIKIRGNRILTSEHFEAVVHPDSEMVAEAIKIHRLRQSDVEAAPIVWKVLPSFLRFIGSRPLIGYYVDFDIAMLDKYILPLVGIELPNERIEISRLYYERKYGDAPPNTSIDLSFAAILRDLEIPTLAQHDAFDDALMTAMMFVQLRDLGQRGVRIARQRTSPVFNPTGA, from the coding sequence ATGCTCCCTCGTGCGCTCAAGCGATTGCTGCATCAGGCGACCCTGAGCGATCAGTCGTATCGCTTCATGTTCGATCGTCCGCCGGACGACGACGTTGTTGTCATCGATTGCGAAACGACCGGTCTCAACGCGCGGACGGACGACGTTGTCACCATTGCCGCAATCAAGATCCGCGGCAATCGCATCTTGACCAGTGAGCATTTCGAGGCAGTCGTGCACCCCGACAGCGAGATGGTGGCGGAAGCCATCAAGATCCACCGCTTGCGTCAGTCCGATGTCGAGGCGGCGCCGATCGTGTGGAAGGTGCTGCCGAGCTTTCTGCGATTCATCGGCTCGCGCCCGCTGATCGGCTACTATGTCGACTTCGACATCGCCATGCTGGACAAGTACATCCTTCCGCTGGTGGGTATCGAGCTGCCGAACGAGCGCATCGAAATTTCCCGGCTCTACTACGAGCGCAAATACGGTGACGCGCCCCCCAACACGTCAATCGATCTCTCCTTCGCCGCAATCCTCCGGGACTTGGAGATTCCGACCCTTGCACAGCATGACGCTTTCGATGACGCCTTGATGACTGCGATGATGTTCGTCCAGTTGCGCGACCTTGGCCAACGCGGCGTGCGGATTGCTCGGCAGCGCACCAGCCCGGTTTTCAATCCAACCGGCGCATAA
- a CDS encoding adenylate/guanylate cyclase domain-containing protein: MTDLQHWLEEIGLAQYAELFVSNDIDWEILPDLTERDLEKLGVSLGHRKKLVKAIQARCGSSHAASRSVDPRSPHTTTQSAERRHLTVLFCDLVGSTSLSAQLDPEELRKILFDFQRCCGDAIRRYDGHIARLMGDGVLAYFGFPSAHEDDAERAVKAALEMVESVPAVAVPVAGKLEVRIGIASGLVVVGDLIGEGPSREFALVGDAPNLASRLQALAEPSQILVAPRTRLLLGGLFEFADLGDHNLKGFERPIRVWRVVAPGSLSSRFEARTSLHLTPLIGRQAEVRLLHKQYSKAKHGKGQIVLISGEPGIGKSRLILALRHRLAGDRYGFLQFQCSSYHTSSALHPVIHYLEHAADIARDTSAAARLNKLEDLVRRTTDQAKSIVPPLAALLSIPPDDRYPQRELTPEQLKGQTFSALLTLLQASAERQPMILVFEDVHWADPTSLELLERIRDSVRNWRVLVILLHRPNLTLPWAEQPHVTSLAVNRLDRVQVSSMVQSLTRGKDLPRTAIDQILAKTDGVPLFVEEITKAVLESGGGGSREERSGAHSTLLVPDTLHDSLMARLDLLAPAKTVAQIASVIGRDFSLELLKATAPFSESDVQAAIDRLLASGLVFRSGHLSDQSFSFKHALLRDEAYASILNDQRRKLHGRIADILCRDVPEIAHTAPEIVAQHYAEAGRPEFAIDYWMRAARQASARSAFVEASTHLQMALKRLLDLPSGLERDNRELQLQQSLGNAFAASKGFAAAETVEAYKRALELCNTAKSPDQRFAVLNGIIAFHVTRGDFEQSRTLAEELLMRAQQQDNAMPKLIGHRALGQALFLIGELASARDHLSNSLGLYDATHHAPLTPIVSQTYLTLASTLLGDVDRGLASGQDAVRLAEQHQHPHSLCNALAFLAGAHVLCGASDAAFPVAERTVRLATEYAFPLWLAGGRMLRGWASCDRGNVEEGLPELRKSVKALEATGALIWVQFARYLLAQAFAKAEQLVDAMKLVDQTLLTVAGTSGRWYEAELHRLKGDLLVRGNGSPAAAEICYERAIAVAARQGARLWQLRASNALAGLWCSQGKIPAARALLAPLSTSIDGKIIIPDLRCTKALLAENA, encoded by the coding sequence ATGACCGATCTACAGCACTGGCTGGAAGAGATTGGACTGGCGCAATATGCCGAGTTGTTTGTTAGCAATGATATTGATTGGGAAATATTGCCGGATCTGACCGAGCGCGATCTGGAAAAGCTCGGCGTTTCTCTAGGGCACCGGAAAAAACTGGTTAAGGCAATCCAGGCTCGTTGCGGCTCGTCGCACGCCGCCAGCCGGTCCGTCGATCCCCGATCGCCGCACACGACAACCCAGAGCGCCGAGAGGCGCCACCTGACTGTGCTGTTTTGCGATCTCGTTGGTTCGACGTCCTTATCTGCACAGCTCGATCCCGAGGAGTTGCGTAAGATCCTCTTTGACTTCCAGCGCTGTTGTGGCGACGCCATTCGTCGCTATGACGGGCACATAGCGCGTCTTATGGGCGATGGAGTTCTCGCCTATTTCGGTTTTCCATCGGCCCACGAGGATGATGCCGAACGTGCGGTAAAGGCGGCGTTGGAGATGGTTGAATCGGTTCCGGCCGTGGCCGTTCCGGTCGCCGGAAAGCTTGAGGTCCGTATCGGTATTGCAAGTGGCCTCGTGGTTGTCGGCGATCTGATCGGAGAAGGCCCTTCGCGCGAGTTCGCGCTTGTCGGCGATGCACCAAACCTGGCGTCTCGCCTGCAAGCCCTGGCCGAGCCTAGCCAGATATTGGTCGCCCCACGCACTCGGCTCCTGCTCGGCGGGTTGTTTGAATTTGCTGATCTCGGCGATCACAATTTAAAGGGATTCGAGCGACCGATTCGGGTGTGGAGAGTCGTAGCGCCAGGTTCGCTATCGAGTCGATTTGAGGCGCGTACCTCCTTGCATTTGACGCCCCTGATCGGTCGGCAAGCTGAAGTGCGCCTCTTGCACAAGCAGTACAGCAAAGCGAAACACGGCAAGGGCCAGATAGTCCTGATCTCTGGCGAACCCGGAATTGGCAAGTCTCGACTTATCCTGGCCTTACGACACCGACTGGCCGGAGACAGATACGGTTTCTTGCAATTTCAGTGTTCGTCTTATCATACGAGCAGTGCGCTACACCCAGTCATCCATTATCTGGAGCATGCAGCGGATATAGCTCGCGATACCTCAGCTGCGGCTAGACTGAACAAGTTGGAGGATCTGGTACGCCGGACGACAGATCAAGCCAAGTCGATCGTTCCGCCTCTGGCAGCGCTGCTGTCGATCCCGCCCGACGATCGCTATCCCCAGCGAGAACTCACACCCGAGCAGCTAAAGGGCCAAACCTTCAGCGCTCTCCTCACTCTGCTGCAGGCCAGTGCCGAGCGGCAACCGATGATCCTCGTATTCGAGGACGTGCATTGGGCAGATCCAACGTCCCTCGAACTGCTCGAGCGTATCCGCGACAGCGTAAGGAATTGGCGCGTATTGGTCATTTTACTGCATCGTCCGAATCTTACTTTGCCTTGGGCCGAACAACCGCACGTGACCTCGTTGGCGGTCAATCGACTGGACCGGGTGCAGGTGTCTTCAATGGTCCAGTCCCTGACCAGGGGCAAAGACTTGCCGCGGACCGCAATCGATCAAATTCTAGCCAAGACGGATGGCGTGCCACTCTTTGTCGAGGAAATCACGAAGGCCGTCCTCGAAAGCGGAGGTGGTGGATCGCGCGAAGAACGGTCCGGCGCGCATTCGACGCTGCTGGTGCCGGATACATTGCATGATTCGCTAATGGCTCGTCTGGACCTGCTCGCCCCAGCGAAAACTGTCGCTCAGATCGCGTCCGTAATTGGTCGTGACTTCTCCCTCGAGCTGTTGAAGGCGACGGCCCCGTTTTCGGAAAGCGATGTTCAGGCGGCCATCGATCGCTTGCTGGCATCCGGTCTGGTATTCCGAAGCGGTCACCTGAGCGATCAGAGCTTCTCCTTCAAGCACGCGCTCCTTCGAGACGAAGCCTATGCGAGCATACTTAATGACCAGCGCCGAAAGCTACATGGAAGGATCGCAGACATTCTATGCAGAGACGTCCCGGAAATTGCTCATACAGCTCCCGAAATCGTTGCGCAGCACTATGCCGAAGCGGGTAGACCCGAATTTGCGATCGACTACTGGATGCGGGCTGCGCGGCAAGCTAGTGCACGATCTGCTTTCGTCGAAGCCAGCACTCACCTTCAAATGGCCCTCAAGCGCTTGCTCGATCTTCCCTCGGGTTTGGAGCGCGACAATCGTGAGTTGCAACTGCAGCAGTCGCTGGGGAATGCGTTCGCCGCGTCAAAGGGGTTTGCCGCCGCCGAAACCGTTGAAGCTTACAAACGAGCGCTTGAGCTATGCAACACGGCCAAGAGCCCTGATCAGAGATTTGCGGTACTCAACGGGATCATTGCCTTCCACGTCACTCGAGGCGATTTCGAGCAGTCGCGGACATTGGCGGAAGAGTTGTTGATGCGAGCTCAGCAGCAGGATAACGCGATGCCCAAGCTGATCGGTCATCGTGCTCTGGGCCAGGCGCTGTTTCTGATTGGCGAATTGGCTTCTGCTCGTGATCATCTGAGCAATTCGCTCGGGTTATATGATGCGACGCATCACGCGCCACTTACCCCGATTGTTTCGCAGACCTATTTGACGCTTGCGTCTACGTTGCTTGGCGACGTCGATCGCGGGCTGGCATCTGGCCAAGACGCGGTGCGCCTCGCCGAACAGCACCAGCATCCGCATAGTCTCTGCAATGCGCTCGCGTTTCTGGCTGGAGCGCACGTGCTATGCGGAGCCTCAGATGCAGCTTTTCCGGTCGCCGAACGAACCGTTAGGCTAGCTACCGAATATGCGTTTCCGCTTTGGCTGGCAGGTGGCCGGATGCTTCGAGGCTGGGCGAGTTGTGATCGCGGGAATGTGGAAGAGGGCCTTCCGGAGCTTCGCAAGAGCGTGAAGGCGCTGGAAGCGACTGGTGCGCTGATTTGGGTGCAGTTCGCTCGCTATCTCCTGGCGCAGGCCTTCGCGAAAGCAGAGCAACTTGTCGATGCCATGAAGCTCGTTGACCAGACCTTGTTGACGGTAGCTGGAACGAGCGGTCGCTGGTACGAGGCCGAGCTTCATCGGTTAAAGGGCGACTTGCTGGTCAGGGGGAACGGCTCCCCAGCAGCCGCGGAAATCTGCTACGAAAGGGCGATAGCCGTTGCCGCGCGGCAGGGAGCACGCCTGTGGCAACTGCGCGCCTCGAATGCCCTCGCAGGGCTATGGTGTTCTCAGGGCAAGATCCCGGCAGCGCGTGCTTTGTTGGCTCCGCTCAGCACGAGCATCGACGGGAAGATCATCATACCCGATCTGCGGTGCACGAAGGCTCTCCTCGCCGAGAACGCGTAA
- a CDS encoding SDR family oxidoreductase — protein MQSSDRSTQFASRLIGQYALVTGASQGIGRAIAVRFAQEGATVAINYLEHRADAEETLAQAQAASRERGHGDQDHLVVQANVGVEGDIARMFDTVLSRWGRLDCLVNNAGFQKESPSEALDIEAYRRIIDVNLSGAVLCAQKALAHFVSRGGGGTIVNCSSVHQVVPKPGYLAYSISKGGMANLTRTLALEFAGRGIRVNAVGPGAIDTPINAAWTGDAKKRAEVESHIPLGRVGSAEEIAAVFAFLASDESSYITGQTIYACGGITLFGEFRENWAS, from the coding sequence ATGCAGTCATCGGATCGATCAACTCAATTCGCCTCCCGCCTGATCGGACAATATGCCCTGGTGACCGGCGCGTCCCAAGGGATTGGGCGCGCGATCGCCGTTCGTTTCGCGCAGGAAGGGGCGACCGTCGCCATCAACTACCTTGAGCACCGTGCGGATGCCGAGGAAACGCTCGCACAGGCGCAAGCCGCCTCGCGCGAGCGCGGGCATGGCGATCAGGACCACCTCGTGGTTCAGGCCAATGTCGGCGTCGAGGGGGACATCGCGCGGATGTTCGACACCGTCCTGTCGCGCTGGGGCCGCCTCGATTGCCTGGTCAACAACGCCGGCTTCCAGAAGGAATCGCCGAGCGAGGCGCTCGACATCGAGGCCTATCGGCGCATCATCGACGTCAATCTCAGCGGCGCCGTGCTCTGCGCGCAGAAGGCGCTGGCACATTTCGTGAGCCGTGGAGGCGGCGGCACCATCGTCAACTGCTCGAGCGTACACCAGGTCGTCCCGAAGCCCGGCTATCTCGCCTATTCGATCAGCAAGGGCGGCATGGCGAACCTGACGCGCACGCTGGCGCTCGAATTCGCCGGCCGCGGCATTCGCGTCAACGCCGTGGGACCGGGTGCGATCGACACGCCGATCAACGCAGCCTGGACGGGGGATGCGAAGAAACGTGCGGAGGTCGAGAGCCATATCCCGCTCGGCCGGGTCGGATCGGCGGAAGAGATCGCGGCCGTGTTCGCCTTCCTCGCCTCCGACGAGTCGAGCTACATCACCGGCCAGACCATCTATGCCTGCGGCGGCATCACGCTGTTCGGCGAATTCCGCGAGAACTGGGCGAGCTAG
- a CDS encoding putative nucleotidyltransferase substrate binding domain-containing protein: MPKAFDISNPPFDRLASSEAETLRASLDIAYYRPGEAIIGRDTPADALYVVIKGTVEEWDEAGLLALLGPKDTFDSRALVHDRNGHAFVARDETLCYVIPRKTALGLIKANARFAAFFYREISQKLDELANDEEARRYGSLMNAKVGELFLHAPSFVAASDTIEAAGHRMREIGSNALFVRDGERIGIVTGMNLSKAVVLRRQSIQTPVRELANFDIVSVRPDDFVSSALLLMTKHNKRRLAVHDGERFVGVLEEIDLLGFLAGSAQVIAGRIDRASSEQDLAIAARQIEAQVRLHRRQGVKVEVIAEIVSDLNRRLMSRLFEMVAPAELRTSSCLIAMGSEGRGEQTVRTDQDNGLILEGPIESETLELFRNEFSGALERFGFPPCPGNIMVSNPAWSKPLSDYLADFRRWLAIPDQAAHMNVAIIYDAQAFAGNEQLLDKAKMALIDLIRGEQAFLAHFARAIDAFETPIGLFNNLITSEGSGDALDLKKGGIFPIVHGVRSLALEQGLRETSTDKRISRLCDLGVLRTDFGRDLKQAFRFLLMLRIDGQLAASAGTSGTLVRPAHLSSMERHLLRDALQVVKQFRDIVRHHFKLGIF; this comes from the coding sequence ATGCCCAAGGCATTCGACATCAGCAACCCGCCGTTCGATCGTCTGGCGTCGAGCGAAGCCGAGACGCTGCGGGCCTCGCTCGATATCGCGTACTACCGTCCGGGCGAAGCAATCATCGGCAGGGATACTCCGGCGGATGCTCTCTATGTCGTTATCAAGGGCACCGTCGAGGAGTGGGATGAAGCCGGTCTGCTCGCCCTGCTTGGTCCAAAGGATACCTTCGACAGCCGTGCACTTGTCCACGACCGGAACGGGCATGCTTTTGTCGCCCGCGATGAGACGCTTTGCTACGTCATCCCCAGGAAAACGGCCCTTGGGCTGATCAAGGCCAATGCACGCTTTGCCGCGTTCTTCTACCGCGAAATCTCGCAAAAGCTGGATGAGCTTGCAAACGACGAGGAAGCCAGGCGCTACGGCTCGCTGATGAACGCAAAGGTCGGCGAACTGTTTCTGCATGCGCCATCGTTCGTGGCTGCGAGCGACACGATCGAAGCCGCCGGTCACCGGATGCGCGAGATCGGCAGCAATGCGCTGTTTGTCCGCGACGGCGAGCGGATCGGCATCGTTACCGGCATGAATCTGTCCAAGGCGGTGGTGCTGCGGCGTCAGTCGATCCAGACGCCGGTACGCGAACTCGCGAACTTCGACATCGTGTCAGTGCGGCCCGACGATTTCGTCTCCTCGGCTCTCCTGCTCATGACGAAACACAACAAGCGGCGTCTCGCAGTTCACGATGGCGAACGGTTCGTTGGCGTCCTGGAAGAAATCGACCTCCTGGGCTTTCTGGCAGGCAGCGCTCAGGTCATTGCCGGCCGCATCGATCGGGCATCAAGCGAGCAGGATCTGGCGATTGCCGCGCGGCAGATCGAAGCGCAGGTACGCTTGCACCGGCGGCAGGGCGTCAAGGTGGAGGTGATCGCCGAGATCGTCTCAGACCTCAACCGGCGCCTGATGTCCCGGCTGTTCGAGATGGTCGCACCGGCCGAGTTGCGCACCAGCAGTTGCCTGATCGCGATGGGCAGCGAAGGGCGAGGCGAGCAGACCGTGCGCACCGACCAGGACAACGGCCTCATCCTCGAAGGCCCGATCGAAAGCGAAACGCTGGAGCTGTTCCGGAACGAGTTCTCCGGCGCCCTGGAGCGTTTCGGCTTTCCGCCCTGTCCCGGCAACATTATGGTGAGCAATCCGGCATGGTCCAAACCACTTTCCGACTATCTTGCGGATTTCCGCCGCTGGCTCGCAATCCCCGACCAGGCCGCGCACATGAACGTGGCCATTATCTATGACGCGCAAGCGTTCGCCGGCAATGAACAATTGCTGGACAAGGCCAAGATGGCACTGATCGACCTGATCCGCGGCGAGCAGGCATTCCTGGCCCATTTCGCGCGCGCGATCGACGCCTTCGAAACGCCGATCGGTCTCTTCAATAACCTCATCACATCCGAGGGCAGCGGAGACGCGCTTGACCTCAAGAAGGGCGGCATTTTTCCCATCGTGCATGGCGTTCGCAGCCTCGCCCTCGAGCAGGGCTTGCGCGAGACGTCCACCGACAAGCGGATATCCCGACTCTGCGACCTGGGAGTCTTGCGAACCGATTTTGGTCGCGACTTGAAGCAGGCCTTCCGATTCCTGCTGATGCTCCGGATCGACGGACAACTCGCCGCGTCCGCCGGCACGTCCGGCACGCTGGTAAGACCCGCGCATTTGTCGAGCATGGAACGTCATCTGCTGCGAGACGCGCTCCAGGTCGTGAAACAGTTTCGCGATATCGTTCGTCATCACTTCAAGCTCGGCATCTTCTGA